In the genome of Nonomuraea sp. NBC_00507, the window CCGCTTTCTGGCCGTTCGCCGGGTTCTCGCCGGAGTGGCAGGCCATCCTGTACGGCGCCTCCGCTGGCGTCCCCGTGCGCTTCTGCGACCTGCCCGCGGCCCATTCGCTGGCCGGCCGGACCGATGAGGAGGTCTCGGAGCTGCGGGCCGACCCGATCGGCTCGCTCGCTGCGGCCGCCGGATATGACGACCCCGAACGCTGGTGGGAGGACGTCGTCGAGCACCGCGGCGACACCCCCTTCGAAGTGATCGCCGAGGCCATGGCCGCCGTACGCGAAGGCTACGAGCCGGACGAGCGGGAGGCCAGGCGCGAGGCTCACATGCGCAAGACCCTCCGCGCGGCGCTCAAGCAGGGCTACGGCAGGATCGCGGTGGTCTGCGGGGCCTGGCACGTTCCGGCGCTGGCCGGGCCGCTGCCGCCCGCGACAGCGGACACCGCGCTCCTGCGTGGGCTGCCGAAGGTGAAGGCCGAGCTGACCTGGGTGCCGTGGACGTACGGGCGGCTGGCCTCGTGGAGCGGCTACGGCGCGGGCATCACCTCGCCCGGCTGGTACCACCACCTGTTCACCGCGCCCGACCGGCCCGTCGAGCGATGGCTGGCCGAGGCCGCCGCCGTGCTGCGCGATGAAGGTCTGCCGGTGTCGTCCGCGCACGTCATCGAGTCCGTACGCCTGGCCGGCAGCCTGGCTGCGCTGCGCGGCCGCCCGCTGGCGGGGTTGAGCGAGGTCACCGAGGCGGCCAGGGCCGTGCTGTGCGAAGGCGACGACCTGGCCGTGGAGCTGATCCAGCGCCGCATGGTCGTGGGCGACCGGCTGGGCCACGTCTCCGACGGCACGCCGATGGTGCCGCTCCAGCGTGACCTGCGCGAGCAGCAGCGGCGGCTGAAGCTCAAGCCGGAGGCGCTCGACCGCGAGATCGACCTCGACCTGCGCAAGCCCCTCGACCTCGAGCGCAGCCACCTGCTGCACCGGCTGCGGCTGCTCGGCGTCGGCTGGGGGACGCCGGGGCAGGCGCGCGGCAAGGGCACGTTCAGGGAGACATGGACGCTGCAGTGGCGTCCGGAGCACGATCTCGCCCTCATCGAGCATGCCGCCCTGGGCACCACCGTGAGGTCCGCCACCGCACAGCGGGCCAGGGACCTGGCAGGCGCGCCGGGCGCGGCGCTGGCGGACCTGACGTCGCTGGTCGAACAGTGCCTGCTCGCCGACCTGTCAGAGGCGCTGCCCGAGGTGCTGGCCGCGCTGTCGGCCAAGGCGGCGCTCGACACCGACGTCACACACCTGATGGCGGCCCTGCCCGCGATGGTGCGTGCCCACCGCTACGGCGACGTACGCGGCACGTCGGCCGAGGGGCTGGCGGTGATCGTACGCTCGATGCTGGAGCGGATCTGCGTCGGGCTGCCGGTGGCGGTGACCGGGCTGGACGACGACGCGGCGGCCGATCTGCTCAAACACGTGGACGCGGTGCACGCCGCCGTCGCCCTCCTCACCGACCCGCCCTCCGACGGTGGGGCGCCGGCCAGGGACGGCGTGTCATCCGACGGCGTGTCAGCCGAGGGCGGAGAAGCCGGGGCGGCGCCGCGGAGCCGGTGGCTGGTCACGCTGCGCGGGATCAGCGACCGGCAGGATCTGCACGGGCTCATCGAAGGGCGGCTGACCAGGATCCTGCTGGACTCGGGCGAGCTCCAGGATGCCGGTGACCGCATGTCCAGGGCCATGTCCAGGGGGCAGACGCCGGCCAGGGCGGCGGCGTGGGTCGAGGGATTCCTGGCCGGAGGCGGGCTGCTGCTGGTGCACGACGCGAGGCTGCTGGCCCTGGTCGACGACTGGATCGGCGGGCTTGCTGGTGACCAGTTCACCGACGTGCTGCCGCTGTTGCGCCGTACGTTCGGCAGCTTCGCCGTGCCGGAGCGCCGGGCCATCGGGGAGCGCGTCCGCTCGGCCGGGCGCGTGGAAGCGGAAGGG includes:
- a CDS encoding DUF5682 family protein, with the translated sequence MSVHVLGVRHHGPGSARAVRAELERLRPDAILIEGPPEADPLIPLAPQLEPPVALLAHVPGDAANAAFWPFAGFSPEWQAILYGASAGVPVRFCDLPAAHSLAGRTDEEVSELRADPIGSLAAAAGYDDPERWWEDVVEHRGDTPFEVIAEAMAAVREGYEPDEREARREAHMRKTLRAALKQGYGRIAVVCGAWHVPALAGPLPPATADTALLRGLPKVKAELTWVPWTYGRLASWSGYGAGITSPGWYHHLFTAPDRPVERWLAEAAAVLRDEGLPVSSAHVIESVRLAGSLAALRGRPLAGLSEVTEAARAVLCEGDDLAVELIQRRMVVGDRLGHVSDGTPMVPLQRDLREQQRRLKLKPEALDREIDLDLRKPLDLERSHLLHRLRLLGVGWGTPGQARGKGTFRETWTLQWRPEHDLALIEHAALGTTVRSATAQRARDLAGAPGAALADLTSLVEQCLLADLSEALPEVLAALSAKAALDTDVTHLMAALPAMVRAHRYGDVRGTSAEGLAVIVRSMLERICVGLPVAVTGLDDDAAADLLKHVDAVHAAVALLTDPPSDGGAPARDGVSSDGVSAEGGEAGAAPRSRWLVTLRGISDRQDLHGLIEGRLTRILLDSGELQDAGDRMSRAMSRGQTPARAAAWVEGFLAGGGLLLVHDARLLALVDDWIGGLAGDQFTDVLPLLRRTFGSFAVPERRAIGERVRSAGRVEAEGEQDVDERRAAAAVTTVLAILGKAGGSGQADGLRKAEGLGRAGG